A region from the Andrena cerasifolii isolate SP2316 chromosome 11, iyAndCera1_principal, whole genome shotgun sequence genome encodes:
- the Piezo gene encoding piezo type mechanosensitive ion channel component isoform X1, which translates to MTKYWLNVALLRVILPAVLTGCILWRPVGLSLVYLGMMLYSPHVPIPNARTMAGHTGLYLKTCIGLSFLTTTSQFTFHIVLLALPAYGHFLQNCESLEVAFRHIGFVRLDSASLWEIFFWLTPELVILPTTVAIYFICRCLSQSSVTDEEENPSLHRRGDTSKKTEDRTTKIINLLGRVGTYVVLASLCITAALQPSVEGGFYFLVFLGTATWWACNKELRKGFAVLCRIVMVVVTLHILTLLSYQNQLPQEIIPLNSTWQRYFALAAIYQTNCSDPRNVEYTQGADWLIYGYCLRLFWLYYVLALQSQFLSKKPKVAFTNEALQAKKVKRLSGRLENLDTPLSRHVSIRRRTPSQRWQSARRKARRPIVNSSFPPADERTPLMRFGSGRTGLLQDSTGSVIVQDGHHDDSIQMQSLSEGAPDEHSGIIEHIIMAVYSIFQLIINSSYLATNIIMMTWSIMYHSWTTFALLLWALLLWMVPNKRASMMKCSPFIVLYATLLLLGQYVYSMDLTEEELPTEINGMKMSEIGFSKADQLSRWHLVVKCLFISMFWITMRQYTAERTRQRRSSALRDMVAPLHVSVSTATTAMNHEAPEIKSKFMKDVGVLLKKLLTKFWIAVVAIMLFICGITGERMTCFRIVYMSLFLVLIITFQISWSGWRKMVYPFWITVIGYSVIMLILVYTYQFDNFPEYWNYLHIDKDLQMDIGLEKYATKDLFVRLLTPTFFVIITVLQIHYFHKDFLEVTTIDRLESDRSSPRRASLGHSPTLSMPPATPRDVFVAEDDNKSKYTLRELKHMSKLDRLALFRKVVNSLRNLYDYSWLFLEIHMQKIIFLSVMFLCVNDVCAINFVFVVIVAVMINSRRNIQIFTVNAIAAIIALLMVGKMVYQIQYIHHNNWDVNCTRHLDPTQHPYASNNTVYNIAEWFGVKKAEPGQLAELLKGYIGIMVVTTLRKVIRIRQCFHRQKLHEPLDTPQVMFPSITRADADRGMPECLKFLFNYGFYKFGVELCLIGIVALIGNRVDFYSVLYGVWLLLFFCLKRRTISKIWPFFKIFVVVLLPIQYFLIVAPPSWLCIDYPWSNSEILRRLQEWMYLPDPDHPSNPRKLMCDFILLMMIARQSLVFRIEQRSIATNSEFPAGHNFSVYQDLEKPNFVSPVKDYVSHIHSWLDILKRGVLMSLMWITLSIMFLAGTKRTNLFSLGYLIGAFVFLWQGNDFYLRPVKTILKWWNVLLGYNVVVIFSKALLQGIGCVLIKQPEVSACMLVQLFGITCLRKFRSSASEIVLGKVDCEVPREDIGMVWDGLCFGFLLLQKRLFKSYYFFHIVDETKAMSVLASRGAELLEELHQTRIKIQDNVETNVLQKLKYKMDKIKANQRKIQGPSYREPETHYVDTLYPGARPLYRVRAPKTNREAIRSGDYYMFDDLDDDDVTDLIPDTESEKEEQKRHQEQERRGRRMTISELMNTLIKTDIEIATHVAMYGGTEKDALRLRRRRVPLTRKKSSMSYLSARSETDTAMATDGGDKTSLTSADIETEEKDESVAGPAKTPDPSDDEYDEGKEDKKEEKEEDTSKIPVATYFKFLLVMVNSALTSMTTYLNRFSRDYRYIRKVLSKEKKLLKAKPDFRMGIRLGINQMWQPIPLLKRRSTSNGNIQETCDAGEGPSQQSQQEQRKGSSLTVPHIRILAPSLERGLDMSSSSRLSSELPPIQSGDEGAELSEVDQPPIIQLLASIWFGILAHSSLLCYFMVFLHQIKNASVLSTPLPLMVFCWGSLTIPRPSKTFWVTLIAYTEVIVIVKCIFQLELLPWNRDATPNNPLFTPRIIGVERKPNYALWDLLLLLMVFFHRFMLKSLGQWTTPTLKPRKIIPSNLTIVPSKPPPENKGQGESVSRVLETEDGTYVRTPQGRTLSINVTGDNETMQTTMLGTDDHVKLVTIQGEELNLQNEKFHKAMDMTVNKYIRPMKNFFVKILSPAGKEKTNVYAYMFLCDFFNFLLLIFGFSAFGTQQGDGGVTAYFQENRVPMPFLLMLLLQFALIVIDRALFLRKSILGKLIFQYCLIFGVHVWMFFILPSVTERQFNERLPPQMWYMMKCFYLLLAAYQLRQGYPTRILGNFLCKNYSIVNYVLFKGFMLVPFLFELRAVMDWIWTDTSMTIMDWFKMEDIFASIYQIKCMRGVEADFPQPRGVKKQQMSKYLVGGGALFFIIGLIWFPLLLFALGGTVGVSNLPYDVSMKIRIGPYEPIYSMSAQNSDIIEYSEAEYKRFVNLYAKDRSAVTFLENYIHSDVAAAKLSGFSRKLWSISPPDLDRLKAELIDNSTTVVVHVEWTVSRKTDAKDASGVTTKIQDIHLLPFVNGTFNPARQTLADMLSANASSTNTNSTITLLNVFPKFLKVTGRTTDVVPQLMRLPSRDDEAEEYDLYRSINLNLTTDATCCAHQKWWIVKEVCDDALYDVRLKVVPLNSCKYIMMFLFNDKTFPEGLSFISGFGILGLYTTAVIVISQMMRKIVSEMAPKIMFDDLPYVDRILRLCLDIYLVRESGELCLEEDLFAKLIFLYRSPETLIRWTRGPEEGERTDNEDQDEVEEDPETERREVSRRD; encoded by the exons ATGACGAAGTACTGGCTGAACGTGGCCCTCCTCAGGGTCATTCTACCGGCGGTCTTGACGGGAT GTATACTATGGAGGCCAGTGGGACTGTCCCTCGTTTATTTGGGCATGATGCTCTACTCGCCCCACGTACCAATACCAAATGCGAGAACAATGGCTGGTCACACGGGTCTGTACCTGAAGACCTGCATCGGCCTGTCTTTCCTCACAACCACCAGTCAATTCACCTTCCACATAGTTTTACTGGCGCTGCCAGCTTATGGCCACTTCCTTCAGAATT GCGAATCACTGGAAGTGGCGTTCAGGCACATAGGGTTTGTACGACTAGATAGCGCGTCACTGTGGGAGATCTTTTTCTGGTTGACGCCGGAGTTAGTTATTTTACCCACTACTGTGGCGATCTACTTCATCTGCCGTTGCTTGAGCCAAAGCTCCGTGACTGATGAGGAGGAGAACCCCTCTTTGCATCGAAGAGGTGACACGTCCAAGAAGACCGAAGACAGAACCACGAAG ATAATCAACTTGCTAGGACGTGTCGGGACCTACGTGGTCCTGGCATCACTATGCATCACTGCAGCCTTGCAACCATCCGTGGAGGGTGGCTTCTACTTCCTCGTCTTCTTAGGAACCGCCACTTGGTGGGCGTGCAACAAGGAACTTCGAAAAGGCTTCGCTGTGCTGTGCAGGATCGTGATGGTCGTCGTCACCCTTCACATCCTGACCCTGCTGAGCTACCAGAATCAACTGCCTCAGGAGATAATACCCCTGAACAGCACGTGGCAGCGTTACTTCGCCCTCGCAGCGATCTACCAGACGAATTGCAGCGATCCACGGAACGTGGAGTACACGCAGGGCGCCGATTGGTTGATTTATGGATACTGCTTGAGGCTATTCTGGCTTTACTACGTTCTGGCCTTGCAATCGCAATTTCTCAGTAAAAAACCG AAGGTTGCTTTTACTAACGAGGCGTTACAGGCGAAGAAAGTGAAACGTTTAAGCGGCAGGCTGGAGAATTTGGACACTCCGTTGTCCAGACACGTTTCCATTAGGCGGAGGACACCGTCCCAGAGGTGGCAGTCGGCGCGGCGGAAAGCTCGC AGGCCGATCGTTAATTCGTCGTTCCCACCTGCCGACGAGCGCACACCC CTGATGCGGTTCGGGTCTGGACGAACGGGGCTCCTTCAGGACTCCACTGGAAGCGTCATCGTCCAGGACGGTCATCATGATGACAGTATTCAGATGCAGAGCCTCAGTGAAG GTGCACCAGATGAACACTCTGGAATCATCGAACACATCATCATGGCTGTGTACTCGATCTTCCAGTTGATAATCAATTCGTCCTACCTCGCTACAAACATCATAATGATG ACGTGGAGCATAATGTATCACAGTTGGACAACCTTCGCACTTCTATTGTGGGCCCTGCTTCTCTGGATGGTGCCCAATAAACGCGCCTCAATGATGAAGTGCTCTCCCTTCATCGTTCTCTACGCCACACTTTTACTCCTCGGGCAGTACGTTTACAGCATGGATCTGACTGAAGAAGAACTACCGACAGAAATAAACGGAATGAAGATGTCGGAGATCGGCTTCAGCAAAGCTGATCAGCTCAGCCGTTGGCATTTAGTAGTTAAA TGTCTCTTCATATCAATGTTCTGGATAACCATGCGACAATACACTGCCGAGAGGACCAGGCAGAGACGTTCTTCAGCATTGAGGGACATGGTGGCTCCTTTGCACGTCTCTGTTTCGACAGCCACCACAGCCATGAACCACGAGGCGCCAGAAATCAAAAGCAAATTCATGAAAGACGTCGGTGTACTTCTGAAGAAGCTGTTGACCAAGTTCTGGATCGCAGTCGTGGCCATTATGCTCTTCATTTGCGGCATCACTGGCGAACGTATGACGTGCTTCAGGATCGTGTACATGTCCCTTTTCCTTGTCCTAATCATTACTTTCCAG ATATCCTGGTCAGGTTGGAGGAAGATGGTGTACCCATTCTGGATCACTGTCATTGGATACTCAGTAATCATGTTGATCCTCGTATACACTTACCAATTCGACAACTTCCCGGAGTACTGGAACTACCTGCATATCGACAAAGACCTGCAAATGGACATCGGCTTGGAGAAATATGCGACCAAAGATCTCTTCGTTCGATTATTGACGCCAACGTTCTTCGTCATTATTACAGTCCTCCAAATTCATTACTTTCACAAAGATTTCTTGGAAGTGACAACGATCGATAGATTAGA aagcGATAGGAGTTCTCCTAGGCGAGCGAGCCTTGGGCATTCGCCGACTTTAAGCATGCCACCGGCGACTCCGAGAGATGTTTTCGTCGCGGAAGACGACAATAAATCCAAGTACACCTTGCGGGAATTGAAAC ACATGTCGAAGTTGGACCGACTCGCGTTATTCCGCAAAGTAGTGAACTCCCTGCGAAATTTGTACGATTACTCTTGGCTCTTCCTTGAAATCCACATGCAAAAGATCATCTTCCTGTCTGTGATGTTTCTCTGTGTCAATGAT GTGTGCGCCATTAACTTTGTCTTCGTGGTGATAGTGGCAGTAATGATCAATTCCAGGAGAAACATTCAAATATTCACTGTGAACGCGATAGCCGCCATAATCGCTCTCCTAATGGTCGGTAAAATGGTGTACCAGATCCAGTACATCCATCACAATAACTGGGACGTTAATTGTACA AGACACTTGGATCCTACTCAGCATCCATATGCAAGCAACAACACGGTGTATAATATAGCAGAATGGTTTGGCGTGAAGAAAGCTGAGCCAGGACAGCTCGCAGAGTTGTTGAAGGGTTACATAGGAATCATGGTAGTGACCACTCTGAGGAAAGTCATTCGGATTCGACAATGCTTCCACCGACAAAAGCTGCACGAGCCCTTAGACACTCCTCAAGTTATGTTCCCATCGATTACCAGGGCAGACGCTGACAGGGGCATGCCCGAGTGTCTGAAATTCCTCTTCAACTATGGGTTCTACAAATTCGGCGTTGAACTGTGCCTGATAGGAATTGTGGCGCTCATCGGCAACAGGGTTGATTTCTATTCGGTTCTCTATGGTGTCTGGCTTCTACTGTTCTTCTGTCTGAAAAGAAGGACCATCTCCAAGATCTGGCCGTTCTTCAAGATCTTCGTTGTAGTTCTGTTGCCCATTCAGTACTTCCTTATCGTGGCACCGCCTTCTTGGCTCTGTATAG ACTACCCGTGGAGCAACTCTGAAATACTCAGAAGGCTGCAAGAGTGGATGTACTTACCCGACCCTGACCACCCGTCTAATCCCAGGAAATTGATGT GCGATTTTATTTTGCTGATGATGATCGCCAGACAGAGCCTGGTTTTCCGAATTGAGCAACGAAGCATTGCAACCAACAGCGAGTTCCCAGCTGGTCACAATTTCTCCGTCTATCAAGATCTGGAGAAGCCAAATTTCGTGAGCCCTGTGAAGGATTACGTGTCCCACATCCACTCGTGGCTGGACATCCTAAAGCGTGGCGTACTGATGAGCCTCATGTGGATCACTTTGTCCATCATGTTCCTGGCTGGAACCAAGAGGACCAATCTCTTCTCGTTGGGTTACTTGATCGGTGCTTTCGTGTTTCTCTGGCAGGGTAACGACTTTTACTTGAGACCGGTGAAGACGATCTTGAAATGGTGGAATGTGTTGCTCGGCTACAACGTGGTCGTAATATTCTCGAAAGCGTTGCTTCAGGGTATAGGTTGCGTGCTGATCAAACAG CCGGAAGTCTCAGCTTGTATGTTGGTCCAACTATTTGGCATAACCTGCCTAAGAAAATTCCGAAGCTCAGCCAGCGAAATCGTATTAGGGAAAGTCGACTGCGAGGTACCTCGAGAGGACATAGGCATGGTCTGGGATGGCCTGTGCTTTGGGTTCTTGCTACTCCAGAAACGGTTATTCAAGAGCTACTACTTCTTCCACATAGTGGATGAAACCAAAGCCATGAGCGTCTTGGCATCTCGCGGAGCCGAGCTGCTCGAGGAGCTGCACCAGACGCGCATCAAGATTCAAGACAACGTTGAGACGAACGTGCTGCAGAAATTGAAATACAAGATGGACAAGATCAAGGCTAACCAGAGGAAGATACAAGGACCCAGCTACAGAGAACCAGAGACGCACTACGTTG ATACTCTCTATCCAGGGGCACGGCCGTTGTACAGAGTTCGCGCGCCAAAGACCAACAGAGAGG CTATCAGATCGGGCGATTATTACATGTTCGACGAtctggacgacgacgacgtcaccGATTTGATCCCCGACACCGAGTCCGAGAAGGAGGAACAGAAGCGCCACCAAGAGCAAGAAAGGCGCGGCAGGAGAATGACCATCTCTGAG CTGATGAACACGCTGATTAAGACAGACATTGAGATCGCGACGCACGTCGCCATGTACGGAGGGACGGAAAAGGACGCGCTGAGGCTTCGCCGACGGAGAGTACCGTTGACTAGGAAGAAATCGTCAATGTCCTATCTCAGTGCACGTTCCGAGACCGACACTGCAATGGCCACCGAC GGCGGCGATAAGACAAGCCTCACGTCGGCAGACATCGAGACCGAAGAAAAGGATGAATCGGTGGCAGGTCCTGCGAAAACGCCGGATCCGTCGGatgacgagtacgacgagggcaAAGAGGacaaaaaggaggaaaaggaggaagatACGTCAAAGATCCCGGTCGCGACGTATTTCAAATTTCTGCTGGTGATGGTCAACAGCGCCCTGACGTCAATGACGACATATCTGAACAGATTCTCGCGGGATTACAGATATATCCGCAAGGTCCTATCGAAGGAGAAGAAACTGCTGAAG GCGAAACCAGACTTCAGGATGGGAATACGATTGGGTATCAATCAAATGTGGCAGCCGATACCTTTGTTGAAAAGAAG ATCGACAAGTAACGGAAATATCCAGGAGACTTGCGATGCCGGCGAGGGACCCAGCCAACAGTCGCAGCAGGAGCAGAG GAAAGGAAGCTCGCTGACGGTTCCTCACATCCGAATCTTGGCGCCAAGTTTGGAGCGAGGATTGGACATGTCCTCCTCCAG CAGGCTTTCCTCCGAGCTACCGCCAATCCAGTCCGGCGACGAAGGCGCAGAATTGTCCGAGGTCGATCAACCACCGATAATACAATTGCTGGCGTCCATTTGGTTCGGCATTCTTGCGCACTCCAGTCTGCTCTGTTACTTCATGGTGTTCCTTCATCAAATCAAAAACGCATCTGTCCTATCCACGCCTCTGCCTCTGATGGTGTTCTGCTGGGGTTCGTTGACCATTCCACGACCCTCGAAAACGTTTTGGGTAACGCTGATCGCTTACACCGAG GTAATTGTCATAGTAAAATGCATTTTCCAATTGGAACTGTTGCCTTGGAACCGGGATGCCACACCGAACAATCCCCTTTTCACGCCCAGAATCATAGGAGTGGAACGTAAACCCAATTATGCCCTGTGGGACTTGTTGCTCCTGCTCATGGTATTCTTCCATAG ATTTATGCTCAAGTCTTTGGGACAGTGGACAACACCAACCCTGAAACCAAGAAAAATCATCCCCTCGAATTTGACCATCGTTCCATCGAAGCCTCCACCCGAGAACAAAGGTCAAGGGGAATCCGTGTCACGCGTGCTCGAAACGGA AGATGGCACTTACGTAAGAACCCCACAAGGAAGGACTCTGAGTATTAACGTAACAGGGGACAATGAAACTATGCAGACCACTATGCTCGGTACTGACGACCATGTGAAACTAGTTACAATTCAGGGTGAAGAACTGAATCTTCAGAACGAGAAATTTCATAAAGCTATGGACATGAC CGTCAACAAGTACATACGCCCGATGAAAAATTTCTTCGTCAAAATCCTTAGCCCTGCTGGCAAAGAGAAAACGAATGTGTACGCGTACATGTTCCTCTGTGATTTCTTCAACTTTCTGCTGCTCATTTTTGGATTCTCCGCGTTCGGC acTCAGCAGGGCGATGGGGGTGTCACAGCttactttcaagaaaatcgagttcCAATGCCTTTCTTATTGATGCTGTTGTTGCAATTCGCGCTGATAGTCATCGACAGAGCTTTGTTCTTGAGGAAATCGATCCTAGGCAAGCTGATCTTCCAATACTGTCTAATATTTGGCGTTCACGTTTGGATGTTCTTCATTTTACCAAGCGTAACTGAGAG GCAATTCAATGAGAGGCTTCCACCACAAATGTGGTACATGATGAAGTGTTTCTACCTCTTGTTAGCAGCCTATCAACTTCGACAGGGATATCCTACGCGCATTCTTGGTAACTTCCTATGCAAGAACTACAGCATCGTCAACTACGTTCTATTTAAAGG ATTCATGCTGGTTCCATTCCTTTTTGAGCTGAGAGCAGTAATGGATTGGATCTGGACCGATACTTCGATGACAATAATGGACTGGTTCAAAATGGAAGATATATTCGCCAGTATTTACCAGATCAAG TGTATGCGAGGGGTAGAAGCAGATTTCCCTCAACCAAGGGGCGTGAAGAAGCAGCAGATGAGCAAGTATTTGGTCGGGGGTGGTGCCCTCTTCTTCATCATCGGGCTGATATGGTTCCCTCTACTTTTATTTGCACTCGGCGGCACGGTTGGAGTCTCGAATTTACCATACGATGTTTCAATGAAGATACGAATCGGCCCCTacgaaccgatttactcgatgTCAGCGCAAAATAGCGACATCATCGAGTACAGCGAAGCTGAGTACAAAAGATTTGTGAATCTATACGCGAAAGACAGATCCGCGGTCACTTTCCTAGAGAATTATATACATTCTGATGTAGCTGCCGCGAAGCTGAGTGGATTCTCCAGGAAATTATGGAGTATATCCCCTCCGGACTTGGACAG GCTGAAAGCAGAATTAATAGATAACAGCACCACTGTCGTCGTCCACGTGGAATGGACAGTGTCTCGAAAGACAGACGCGAAAGACGCCAGCGGGGTAACGACGAAAATACAGGATATACATTTGCTGCCATTCGTGAACGGAACATTCAATCCCGCGAGGCAGACGTTAGCTGACATGCTGTCGGCTAACGCGTCGTCCACTAATACAAATAGCACAATCACCCTGCTGAATGTTTTCCCGAAGTTCTTGAAAGTAACTGGTCGCACCACTGATGTCGTCCCTCAGCTGATGCGACTGC CATCGAGAGATGACGAAGCAGAAGAGTACGATCTATACAGGAGCATCAATCTAAATTTGACTACCGATGCAACATGCTGTGCGCATCAGAAATGGTGGATTGTCAAGGAGGTTTGCGACGATGCTCTTTACGATGTGCGCTTAAAGGTGGTGCCCCTGAACAGTTGCAAGTACATCATGATGTTCCTATTCAACGATAAGACGTTCCCTGAAGGGCTAAGCTTTATCAGTGGTTTCGG AATCCTGGGGCTGTACACCACCGCGGTGATAGTTATAAGCCAAATGATGAGGAAGATAGTCAGTGAAATGGCGCCGAAGATTATGTTCGATGACCTGCCCTACGTGGACAGGATTCTTCGATTATGCTTGGACATTTACTTGGTCCGTGAAAGCGGGGAACTCTGCCTCGAGGAGGATTTgttcgccaaattaatattcctCTATAGATCTCCGGAGACGCTGATCAG GTGGACGAGAGGTCCCGAAGAAGGTGAACGGACTGATAACGAAGACCaagatgaagtggaagaggaccCTGAGACAGAAAGGAGAGAAGTATCTCGCCGTGATTAA